AAAAAGGTAAAGAAGAAGATGAGAGAGTTAAAGAAAAATTAAAATCAACACTGAAAGAGATCATCGATGAACTCGGACTTGCCACCAAAGCAGATTTGGAAAAACTCAAAGAGGATCTAAAATAAAATCATCTATTTCTAAGCTAAAATACTACAAAATCACACGTATTTACAGTATTTTCAGATTTTTACTAACCATCTATCTGGTCATCAAAAAGCGTGAGAGTTTTCTAGGCATCAGGGCGCTCAAACCCAAAAAACTCAAGCAAACCATTGTGACATTGGGAGCGAGCTTCATCAAACTCGCACAAGTCTTAGCCACGCGCTCAGATTTTTTTGATGAGGAGTATCTCCGTGAGCTCAAAGAGCTTCATGATAAACTCCCGCCCATGAAACCGCATGAATTTGAGCAGGTTTTCAAGCAATCTTTTAGTGCCGATACTTTTGCATCATGTGATCCCCAACCCATCGCCTCAGCGTCTATCGGGCAAGTGCATATCGCCTACACCCACCAAGGGGAAAAACTCGCGGTCAAATTAAGACGCTATGACATCCAACGTAAAGTGCGTGCGGATATTCAGATTATTACCCTTTTTAATGCCCTATTTAAGCCGCTTTTTTCACACTACACTAAAAACTCTATCGAGGCGGTTATTAGTGAGTTTTCAAAGATGATTTTGCAAGAGGTGAGTTTCACGCATGAATTACAAAATCTCATCAAATTTTCACAAACCTACAAAGACAGCGGTGTCAAATTTCCCACGCCTTTTATCCAATATTGTAGTGAAACAGCTTTGGTCATGAGCTTTGAGGAGGGATTTCGATTTGATGATAAAGCACACATTTTACAACATGATATCGATTTTCATCAGATTATTGCCAAGCTTGTGAACTTCTATACCCAACAGATGCTCATAAACGGCTATTTTCACGCCGATCCCCATCCGGGCAACCTTCTTGTCACAAAAGAAGGCGGATTGATTCTATTGGATTTTGGGATGGTCAAAACCATACCCAACTATGCAAGGATTGCGATTATTTCACTCATCAAAGCAGCGCATGAGCAAGATTATGAAACCTACATCAGTGCGTCTAAAAAATTAGGCACCATCGCCTATGAAGCACCGGTGTCAGAATTGGCCGAATTTACCAGTCAAATGTTTGATATCTTTTCAAATAATAATCTCTCCAGCGAATCGATGCAAAAGCTGGCCTTTGATGTCTTGAGCTCTACAAGAAATCTGCCTTTTAAGTTACCCAGTGATGCCATCTATATCCTCAGAGTCAGCGCAATTGTAGAAGGACTTGGTACGACTTATATAGAAAATTTCAATGGGATAAAAGATATCCTGCCAATTTTACAGCAGAATATTCCCAAGGCTTTGGGAGCTAAAGAGAGTATCATCGAAACTTTGATTGATGAGATTAAAGATTTGCCTTTTATTACCAAAGATTTTAAAACTGCCCTGCGAAAAATCAGCAATGATGAACTCACAGTGGAACTCTCAAACGATCAAGTAGATTGGCTCAAAAAGAGCTTGCACGATCAAGTCAAATCTTATGCCGTATCATTTGTTTTTTTAATCAGCAGTATTGCCGTGCTTTTGTATGATAAAAGTCTTAAAGAGCTAGCTCTTGGGCTTTTTGTATTTGGCATTGCGAGAATTTTATATAAATAACAAAGGAATCCCCATGCAAATAGAAATCTCAACTCCCGCGCTCTTATTTCCCGCCGTTTCTTTGTTGTTGCTTGCCTATACCAACCGTTTTTTGGCAACAGCGAGTTTAATCAGACTGTTAAATAACCAAACCAAAGAAAACAACCAGATAGATCTCACCGGACAAATCAACAATCTTAAAAAAAGAGTCGAACTCACAAAATGGATGCAATTTTTTGGTGTGGTTTCCATACTCTTATGCACCATCTCTATGTTTGCACTCTTTTTGGATTATGTGGAATTGGGTAAGCAAGTCTTTGGTCTTAGTTTGATTGCGATGTGCCTCTCCTTGGTCTTATCACTATGGGAAGTGGTCATCTCATCGCACGCGATCAATCTGGCATTGAAAGATATGGATTCAAAATGCCAGCAATAACTCCAACATCATGATAAAAAGGAATAGAAGATGAAAATAGCACTCAATGGCGCTTCTGGCTTTGTCGGAGGACACATCAAAAACAGATTTCAAGACCACGTCATCATTGAGAAAACCGATAGTGAGGCGATGATTTTGGAAAAGCTCAAAGACGTAGATGTCGCTATCAACTTAGCCGGTGCGCCCATCATCAAGAAATGGGATGAAGACTACAAGCAACTCTTGATAGAGAGTCGCATTGAGAGCACCCGCAAACTGGTTAATGCCCTCAATCAAAGCGCCTGTTCCCAATTCATCTCCGCTTCTGCTATTGGAATCTATCCCAATGATGTGGCGTGCGATGAAACGACGCATTCTTACGCGGAGGATTTTTTGGCACAGCTGGTACAGCGTTGGGAAGAAGAAGCGCAAACATGTCACAAACCAACGGCAATTTTACGATTTGGCGTCGTGCTAGGAAATGATGGTGGGGCACTCAAACAAATGCTACCGGCTTTTAAGATGGGCTTGGGTGGGATTATAGGTTATGGCAAGATGATGACAAGCTGGATTGATATTGACGATTTGATCAATATTTATACCTTTATCATTGAAAACAAATTAAGTGGTATCTTCAATGCCACCGCACCGCATCCCATCAGTAATTATGAATTGACAAAGACGCTTGGAAAAGTTTTGTTTCGCCCCACGCTATTGCCACTTCCTGAGTCATTTTTGACCTTAATGTTTGGCGAAGCGGCCAGTGTCATGATCGATTCAAAAGAGGTTTATCCAAAAAATCTACAAGCACAAGGGTTTGAATTTTCATATCCAAATATCGAAACTTCGCTCCGACATCTTTTGAAAAAGCAGTGACCTACTCTTCATACAAAATCTGTAAAGACCGACTTGACGCCCCATTTGAAAAGCTGATCGATATCTTTTTGCTCATTGACCGTAAAGACATTGACATAAAATCCTGCCTCATTGAGTTCTTTAATAAGCGCCTCTGAGGTGATTTCTATATCGAGATGATAACTGCTCACGGAGAGCTTTTTGAGATAATTGACAAGATCTTCAGGATGTGATTTTTCTTGGAGTGCCGCGGTCACAATGTTAGGATCGAGATCATGTAATTGTTTGAGATATTTGTGATTAAACGATGAGATACAAACATACTCTTGCATCTGCATACGCTTCACAATATCCAACACGCTTGCTGCAGCATGATCATCAAAGGCGGTATTACTCATATCTTTGATCTCTATATTGGCTAACATTCTATTGCTTTTCAAATAAATCAACAGCGCCTCTAGCGTTAAAATTGTCTGCTTTTCTAACTCTAGCAAATCATGCTTTGAAGCGGTCCCCAGCTTGATAGTACCAAAGGTATCATCGCGTACAAACCAGGAGCCAAAATCGAGTTTTTTTAACATATCATGATCATAATCTGAAACCGAGTACGGCGGTTTAAATTCAGGGTGTTCACGGACATCACTGGTGCGCTCTAGCGTATCATCATGGATAATCACCGCCACACCATCACGACTAAATCCCACATCAAATTCTACTAAATCACAGCGTCCATTGGCATAAGCGAAAGCTGACATGGTATTTTCTGCCCGATACGCCCGTGCACCACGATGGGCGATAATGAGATGTTTATCTCTCTTAAAATGATCCCAAAATTGCATATCAGCGCACTTCTTCTTTTTTTGTAAAGACTAAATTCATCACCGCCATCACCGAAGTTGTCACAATCAATAAAAATGAAATCGCATTGATGATTGGCGTACTACCATCACGTACTTGAAGGTAGAGATTAATCGGCAAGGTCGTGTCTGATCCGACGAGAAAAAGTGTCGTATTGAAATTTTCAAAACTCATCAAAAAGGCTACGGCTCCTGCCCCGATGAGAGAGGGTTTTAAAAATGGCAAAATAATCAATCGAATCGTATCAAAACGACTCGCCCCTAGGTTCAGTGCCGCTTCTGAGAGGCTATTGTCAAATTTTTTGAGTCGCGACGAGACCACTAAGAGGACAAAAGTCGAGATAAATGAAAACTGTCCGATAACTACCAGCCAAAAGCTCGGTCGCAACACTCCAACATCCCAACCCAAATGATCTTCGACAAAGGTTCCCGCACTATTGGTCGCCAAAAGCAAAGAAATCCCCAAGATAACACCAGGAATGACCAAAGGAGCCAGTGCTAAAAAATAGAGTCCTTGTTTAAAGCGAAAATTCTCGCGCTCAAACAAAAAAGCACCCATCGTCCCAAGAATCAATGAAAAAATGGATACAAAAAATGCCGTCTGAATACTCACAAGAATACTTTGTAATGAGTTGGCATCATGTAATAATCCTACACGCTCTCTTGTATCAGAGAGAAACCAATCGAGCGAAAATCCTTTCCACGGCAAAGAGGGAAAATCAGAATTATTAAAAGCCAAAACACACGTAATCACCAAAGGAGCAAATAAAAAGATATAAAAAGCAATCACATAAATCAAAAATGCCGTATCATACTTTTTACTGCGGGGAAGAGAGCGTATCATGAGAGTGCCTTTGTGAGATTTTGTCTGCTAATTTTGAGTCCAATCCAAATAATAGCAGAAGAGAGAATCAAGAGTAAAAATCCAAATGCCGCACCTTG
This genomic window from Sulfurospirillum sp. 1612 contains:
- a CDS encoding DUF2721 domain-containing protein, translating into MQIEISTPALLFPAVSLLLLAYTNRFLATASLIRLLNNQTKENNQIDLTGQINNLKKRVELTKWMQFFGVVSILLCTISMFALFLDYVELGKQVFGLSLIAMCLSLVLSLWEVVISSHAINLALKDMDSKCQQ
- a CDS encoding TIGR01777 family oxidoreductase produces the protein MKIALNGASGFVGGHIKNRFQDHVIIEKTDSEAMILEKLKDVDVAINLAGAPIIKKWDEDYKQLLIESRIESTRKLVNALNQSACSQFISASAIGIYPNDVACDETTHSYAEDFLAQLVQRWEEEAQTCHKPTAILRFGVVLGNDGGALKQMLPAFKMGLGGIIGYGKMMTSWIDIDDLINIYTFIIENKLSGIFNATAPHPISNYELTKTLGKVLFRPTLLPLPESFLTLMFGEAASVMIDSKEVYPKNLQAQGFEFSYPNIETSLRHLLKKQ
- a CDS encoding ABC1 kinase family protein — encoded protein: MSKLKYYKITRIYSIFRFLLTIYLVIKKRESFLGIRALKPKKLKQTIVTLGASFIKLAQVLATRSDFFDEEYLRELKELHDKLPPMKPHEFEQVFKQSFSADTFASCDPQPIASASIGQVHIAYTHQGEKLAVKLRRYDIQRKVRADIQIITLFNALFKPLFSHYTKNSIEAVISEFSKMILQEVSFTHELQNLIKFSQTYKDSGVKFPTPFIQYCSETALVMSFEEGFRFDDKAHILQHDIDFHQIIAKLVNFYTQQMLINGYFHADPHPGNLLVTKEGGLILLDFGMVKTIPNYARIAIISLIKAAHEQDYETYISASKKLGTIAYEAPVSELAEFTSQMFDIFSNNNLSSESMQKLAFDVLSSTRNLPFKLPSDAIYILRVSAIVEGLGTTYIENFNGIKDILPILQQNIPKALGAKESIIETLIDEIKDLPFITKDFKTALRKISNDELTVELSNDQVDWLKKSLHDQVKSYAVSFVFLISSIAVLLYDKSLKELALGLFVFGIARILYK
- a CDS encoding glycerophosphodiester phosphodiesterase, with amino-acid sequence MQFWDHFKRDKHLIIAHRGARAYRAENTMSAFAYANGRCDLVEFDVGFSRDGVAVIIHDDTLERTSDVREHPEFKPPYSVSDYDHDMLKKLDFGSWFVRDDTFGTIKLGTASKHDLLELEKQTILTLEALLIYLKSNRMLANIEIKDMSNTAFDDHAAASVLDIVKRMQMQEYVCISSFNHKYLKQLHDLDPNIVTAALQEKSHPEDLVNYLKKLSVSSYHLDIEITSEALIKELNEAGFYVNVFTVNEQKDIDQLFKWGVKSVFTDFV
- a CDS encoding ABC transporter permease translates to MIRSLPRSKKYDTAFLIYVIAFYIFLFAPLVITCVLAFNNSDFPSLPWKGFSLDWFLSDTRERVGLLHDANSLQSILVSIQTAFFVSIFSLILGTMGAFLFERENFRFKQGLYFLALAPLVIPGVILGISLLLATNSAGTFVEDHLGWDVGVLRPSFWLVVIGQFSFISTFVLLVVSSRLKKFDNSLSEAALNLGASRFDTIRLIILPFLKPSLIGAGAVAFLMSFENFNTTLFLVGSDTTLPINLYLQVRDGSTPIINAISFLLIVTTSVMAVMNLVFTKKEEVR